CTACCTCATTTTGGATAACTGGATCAGTCACCAGTGGTGACATCAAAGCTGTCTGGGAAATTTTCAAAAGGGTTGCATACATCGTACCAGGAGCGTTCATGACATTTGTTGTATGCGTAGTAATGGATTCCATTTATTATGGGACTTTagatgccgccattttgaataatcCTACCCTTCTGGTACAGAATTTGAATCTAGATTTGTTACATAACATTACCATCACACCACtgaattttattaaatacaatatacaaaatagTAATCTCTCGCCGCATGGAATTCACCCTAGAATCACTCATTTTCTTGTTAATGTCCCAATGTTATTTCTGCCACTCTTTGTTTGCTTCCTCAAAGATGCTGTCTCATTTTACAAGACATGGCATGATCGGAGTCTAGAAAATGAGATAAGCTTAATTACAAGTCATAAACTCTTTGTGTTAATGTTTCTGACTCCCATCATGCTCCTGTCTCTCATCCCTCATCAAGAACCACGCTACATATTGCCTGTCATCGTCCCTTTAGTCCTTCTCTACTCGGACTCTCTAATGAAGCCACTTTCCTCTATACCAAAGATGTACTGGATCCTATTCAACCTCATTGGGTGcatcatatttggtcatttccaCCAAGGAGGCCTTGTCCCATGCATGGAGTACCTCCACAAGGTAGCCACAAGACCTATCGAGAATAACCCTACATCTTTTCACTTTGTGTTTTTCCATACGTACATGCCACCACAACATTTGCTGCATCTTCAAGATCAAATCTTGCCTCCTTTTGCCAATTTCTCAATGGAAAAATATCAACACATATTGCCAAAACAAGAAAATGTTGTGACAATTCACGATCTCATGGGTAGTGACCAGCTCACAATGTTTGATAGAGTCGATAAGATTCTATCTGATATCAAGACAGTTACACCCAAACCGTACCAGAAAGAGATATACGTCATAAGCCCCGCATCACTTGACACCATCTTCTGTCGGTTGAATGTGAAATACAATTTTAAGCTCATCAATCAATTTACGCACCACCTAAGCATGGAAGACCCACCTGAATGGTTTCCATCTTATGAATGTGTTGCGCAACCAGACAGAAGTTATAGTCGTATGAATTTTGGTGACAAATTTCAAGCAATGTTGTCTTTATTTGTGTATAAAGTGGAGCATGTCACTTACTTGGATAATGCAGCCAAGTCCTAATTTGCTCCATGTTTGTGAATACcgcagaattccatctacaagcatatatgcctctaaatgagagTTTTTTGACAAAagaccctccacaaaaacattatttggagtttgaacaaccatgttactgatacaggtggctgtacaaacatgtattattgtaaaaccaatctattgtaatggtTTTGTAGAGTGTCTGCCTtccgtctctttcgtcaaaaaacactcatttagagatattttgcttgtagatggaattctacggtaatAGATAAGAGGTTTACatgtactgtattcattccaataagcgcccatggcctaataagcgcccacccagggtattttcaatttgctaaagggtaccattaatgttgaagtgacggatagacatcgatacagtgaaatagctgggggatttaagtcctgtgtaaacttgcaatacattttctgcatcagaaaagctactaaaTAAGTAGCTAATAAACGCCTGTTAGGAAAAAAGTAGCAAACCAtgtaaaaaaataagcgcccacccaaaatgactttgttaagtgccctgggcgcttattggaatgattGACAGCACTTGGGAGTTTTCATGACATATACTGTTGCATTAAATTTTTGTCATGTCTTTGTACTCTGAAACAACATAGGTGATAAATGACGATGTCATTTTTACTATTTCTCACTGCCAGAGccatagcaaggttgaaaaatgtggggttgTCATCACACATGTGGGgcagccaaaatacaaatatatgctcaaattgaaataaagatataaaaaaaaatatagccAATTTCTCATGCCCCGCTTGCTCACTGCTGATATCTTTGATGCTATTAATGTTTCTTTAACATAGGTATTCTTACTTTCACATAATAATTATCCTAACTATTAGAATGACATAAGTGCATGCGTAAAAAGTtgtatcacaaaataatagatacAAATATCCAGTTTGTCATTCATAACATACATGTAGGTGCATTCTATTGTTATTGTGATATCCATGGGTCATATCATCCTTTGATATGATGATAATTAGTCCTCCAAGTTATCCTGGAAGTTGTAAGTGCATTGATCATTATAATCAATCCAATAATATCAGTAAAACCGAGTAACAACTTAACATAAATGTTACATGCTGACTCACATGCAAGGTTCATCTCCTTGTTtctgtatagacctttttccctctttcccatcatgcactattccagggggtatgagtgtataaactacatcatctcccggggagtacagagttaagttcattacattctggaatacggatatttcggctggtgccttcatcacaaaaaaggaatccctgataatcacgataatggcgccgcgatcactaatacctttcgggggcaaaaaacaacatttttatgccttatggacatggtgtcatcactcaaaaaagtttcctgctattgaaacctaactttgtatacattttatagacctaatggtgataaactaatgacgggacacgccgtgatattttgtcggcgtccgtttcacttttttttcggagatgaaaataaaatataaacaaaatctcttacacagatgttctgcatcgctccgtaactgcatcactcgtgtattcaataattgcataattagtaacatagatggcctttacgataatccgcatatatggaatcagtatgcccatattaagacaaaataattgcaaaggtatggcaaagaccatcggatggacacgatctatgaggttgatgaactacgtcatacccccctggaatagtgcattgtgggatagagggaaaaaggtcaattgACCAAGGCAAATGTGGACCAAAAATGAAAGCCACTATTGAAAAGTCAGTATTGAAAACATACCTGTCACTGTTATTGTTGATTATTTGGCCTATACTTTAGTTAGTTAGTTCTTGTTAGCAAACAATTTTCTTTGCAACataataattgtatttatttcctATTTAGTTTTAGATTAATTGTGGAAAGTTAGTatataaaaatcaatattaaaaacaaataccTGTCGCTGTCACTGATTGATTATTTAGCCTATTTTAGTTTTAGGTCTTGGAAGCAAAGTAATAATTGTTTTCTTTGCAAGGTtagttgtattttatttatccCCTTGTTTAGATATTTGTTTACAAGCACATGTAGTTAGCCAGGGAAGGTACTCCTACTTTGGAGGTAATGCATACACATCGATGTCACtcaagaccccatattttgttaTGAGCACATGCTCTTGTCACCTAAAGACAACTTTTATTGTTTTTTCCTCCACATATAACCCATTTCTGATATCTAGGGTCCACGTTAGTATTTAGCATAAGTGACATAAAAGCAAAGCACTGGCCTGTGTGGCTTGAAATTAGAGTTGTGGAATAGTCCCTGTACATATAACCACCAAAGTGAGGTTGGCTTGACACAATATGTATCACAGTTTTCCTCTTTCCAAAATATGGAATGCAAAATAAATGCTTTTGCTGAATATCAAACTGACCATGTTTCCTATGCCATCACCTACACTAGCTATGACCAATACAAACAATTTTCACCACCATGTGTGACCATAGGTAAACAACCTTGATAACCCCAATAATGTTTGCTTAACCAGTCGGTCTgggtggacacacacttgggtcctgatgggaccatgctcaagcaaaatgctcaagccaagcttaaaagcttatataagcatgctggcctgtatgaagagaaaactagaaagaaacagaattttcaatacataggcctattttcatgGACATTCCTTTGCTCACCCTTTTccttttaaaaagattttttgtTACACAACATGATGACAATAAATAAATAGGATGTGTACACTGTTTTGCTTTTTCAGGGGTAAGAACCCTTTATAAGTAGGCAATACTGTAGCTTGGCTTCTGAGCCTTGATATGAGTCCTGAATAAagttattatcttaaaaataaaaTGGGTGAAAACCATGACCTACACTCTCTGAGCATGCCGAGCTGTTCTAGATATGCTAGCAGCAGTCAGTAAATATAGCATGATCAGAGGAGAGGTCTCAGGACCTGTGGTGGGGAAAGAGTGAAT
Above is a genomic segment from Amphiura filiformis chromosome 17, Afil_fr2py, whole genome shotgun sequence containing:
- the LOC140136922 gene encoding GPI mannosyltransferase 4-like isoform X1 is translated as MTSSIIDMGAKVWLCLVILRFMVCFYPGQMKGYIHPDQFFQTVEPLAGDIFGFDHLRTWDWNATSPGPIRNILFPYASVGASFFALKQLSTSGYIDISGYTLQAFPRLAMTAASLIADIAVYKTTKSLDLNPWNCLTILASSYATLAFHTRTFTNVFECALFALVLMLVVMSHKDDLLQNKRHFEGNTTNTKSDNNRHVGKKRKTKPKSSIEKQAVPHAAISSSPNEALVGFCLGFIVILGSFCRPTFPAFFIIPTSFWITGSVTSGDIKAVWEIFKRVAYIVPGAFMTFVVCVVMDSIYYGTLDAAILNNPTLLVQNLNLDLLHNITITPLNFIKYNIQNSNLSPHGIHPRITHFLVNVPMLFLPLFVCFLKDAVSFYKTWHDRSLENEISLITSHKLFVLMFLTPIMLLSLIPHQEPRYILPVIVPLVLLYSDSLMKPLSSIPKMYWILFNLIGCIIFGHFHQGGLVPCMEYLHKVATRPIENNPTSFHFVFFHTYMPPQHLLHLQDQILPPFANFSMEKYQHILPKQENVVTIHDLMGSDQLTMFDRVDKILSDIKTVTPKPYQKEIYVISPASLDTIFCRLNVKYNFKLINQFTHHLSMEDPPEWFPSYECVAQPDRSYSRMNFGDKFQAMLSLFVYKVEHVTYLDNAAKS
- the LOC140136922 gene encoding GPI mannosyltransferase 4-like isoform X2; this translates as MGAKVWLCLVILRFMVCFYPGQMKGYIHPDQFFQTVEPLAGDIFGFDHLRTWDWNATSPGPIRNILFPYASVGASFFALKQLSTSGYIDISGYTLQAFPRLAMTAASLIADIAVYKTTKSLDLNPWNCLTILASSYATLAFHTRTFTNVFECALFALVLMLVVMSHKDDLLQNKRHFEGNTTNTKSDNNRHVGKKRKTKPKSSIEKQAVPHAAISSSPNEALVGFCLGFIVILGSFCRPTFPAFFIIPTSFWITGSVTSGDIKAVWEIFKRVAYIVPGAFMTFVVCVVMDSIYYGTLDAAILNNPTLLVQNLNLDLLHNITITPLNFIKYNIQNSNLSPHGIHPRITHFLVNVPMLFLPLFVCFLKDAVSFYKTWHDRSLENEISLITSHKLFVLMFLTPIMLLSLIPHQEPRYILPVIVPLVLLYSDSLMKPLSSIPKMYWILFNLIGCIIFGHFHQGGLVPCMEYLHKVATRPIENNPTSFHFVFFHTYMPPQHLLHLQDQILPPFANFSMEKYQHILPKQENVVTIHDLMGSDQLTMFDRVDKILSDIKTVTPKPYQKEIYVISPASLDTIFCRLNVKYNFKLINQFTHHLSMEDPPEWFPSYECVAQPDRSYSRMNFGDKFQAMLSLFVYKVEHVTYLDNAAKS